TATTACTCCCGTTTTCTTAATGAAATGCCCAAAAGAAATTTTTGATGAGGGTGAAAAAAATGCATGTTTTATTCCAACTAGACAGAATCAACTTGCTTTACTTGTAATCAAGCATTTCTTATAAATAGTGCACAAATTCAAAATTGCAGAAGtgcacaaattcaaaagataatgAGCCAAATTGAAAATAAGGTAATTTTATGATagcaataattttttaatttaaatagttGAATTATATAATAGTGAATAGTAAATAGTAGAATGTGAATTATATAATACTGGAATTACATAAATAGTTGTATTTTATGATAGTAGAAATTTTCTCAGACTTAAACTGCACTACACAAAACTAACCAAGAACAGAACAACTAAAACTATTTCAGATCTGCAAGGATCAGTTGACTTGTTTTATGAACCAAACACTTGAAATCCCCTGCCACATGTTACTTGCACAAGTGATGTGAATACACAAtttcatatataacaataatgaGTGTATGATTGATCTTATGTTATTACATACTAATAAAAAGGAATGCAATGCATCTAATATCAGATAATCACACAGTCCAAACTCTAAGTCATTCCTAATTACTCTCTCCAAACTTTAATTTACAGCATAAATTACACTTAACAAGTAAAATATTAAGAatctaaaaaattaatcaattaacTATAGTTGATAAAACTAAACAGCTATGGTTAAAGCATGAATGTATTGAATTAACACAAAAACCATAGAATATATCACATGCAAATTAGATCTGATAAATCGGAAGAAAATTAACggaaaaaaaagaatgaaatgaTTCTAAAAAACAAAGCACTAAGAAAGAAGGAGAGTTTTGGAGAGAGAAATTGAGAAGTATTAAAAGATAACCTGAGAAAAATTATAGCTAAATCCAAACACTGTCGTCTTGACTAAGGATTTCTGTGGAAGAGAGGTGATTGCCTTCAAGTTGTTCTAGCACCTGCAAAAAAACAGACAACAactttaattataaataaaaagaaaaactaaaagaagaaGCAATGCAAGGCAAACCTTAGCAGCTCTCGTGAGACAATCTCCACTGTCACCCACAGGGATATTGAGAACGAGCTTCTGCACCTTAATCTCTCTCATTGGATTCGCAAATTTTTTCTCTGAATCCTGTTctcattttcactccaaatctgtaagacccaaaacttttgaaaaagggcTATTATGagctaattttaaatttagtatttttgtaacattaatttcaaaaatttctttattAAGAAAAAGTTAAAGCTAGTTTCGATTAATTGTATTTGAAATAAATTGATACTTATTatctaattttacaattattggattattttctatattcgAACTATAAAGTTTGTAGTTGTGAAATAATaaagattttatatgattttgattaaataagtaatattttaaatagtaatactgctattttggaaaatgaagaaattaagtatattatttctaattatttaatttggacattttattgaaaataatttgtaaaattgaggagcaaatagtattttctatatacaattagtgttgaatttaatttgagtttcaattactatattattctcaattttatgtgaaattactaaaattcccttaaccctaatttttgaaaaatgaaacTCTATCCCTGAAAACTCTAACTCAACCCGTTTCACTCACACCCAATTCCCTAATGCTATAGCAGTAGTAGCTGCTGGCCCTTTCTACCATAGACACATGCACACGCGGAGACAACaagggaaagaaagaaagaaaacaaacgaagggaaagaagggggaACATGGAAGGGAGATCCGAGAGGGGAGGACTGCGATGCAACCGCCGAGCTCGTCACCATGCTGATCGCCTTCCTCGCCGCCAGTGCTGTCATGGTCACCCTCGATGGAGGAGAGAGGGAAGAGCGCTCGTGAGGAGCTACTGCCGAAGCCACCGCGCATTGCTGCTGCAGCCTAACCGCGTCGTCGCCAACCGTGAAGCTTCCACCAATTTGTCACGCGAGGAGCCGTGACGTTGCCGATCATCCTTGCACAGCGTCAGAGGCAGAACCGCGACCTTAAGAGAGCGCGAGCCATAGCCATTGATGGAGAAGGAGGAGCGCGTGCGGAGAAGGTGAAGCCGCCACTGTCGCCGGCACCTCCAGCCCGCGTCACTGCCGAACGCGCCGTGACCTCCACCGTCGCCAATCTGGTTTGCTCTGTTGCCAGAGAAGGGAGCTGCATCTCTGTGATTTTAACCTCCGAGGATGGTCCTGTGACTTCCGGGATCATCGCCGAAGCTCTGTGCTGAGTTTCTGCCACTTGAGACCCTGCTGCTGTTGTCGGAAAAGTATGCCGGTAAGGGTTTCAAACTTGGTTTTCTCTTTTTGTGAGATTATGGTAGTCTTATTGTCGCGGCATGTTGGTTTTATCCATTATCGCTGGAATCCGGTCGCCGCCTGCTCTGGAGGTGGCAGCCGGGACTACCGCCAAACCGGTTCAGAGACCGTTGCTATTTTGTTTTCGTATTATAGTAAGTATTTTACGTTTTGAAAACCTCCGCGTTAATGTTTTGTTATGTATATTAAGGTCTTTGTGGTACTAATGTGTTAGGAATTAGTAACCGAGCCTACATGTACTGTGTGAGGCTGTTTCTGCTATCTGGAAAGCAAGCGGAGGCTTCAGTTGTCGCGAATTTCGTGCTGAGCGGAAAGAGTTCAATTGACACGCTTGGGTTATGGTTTTGCGactttgaggtaggggcgctttccgaaaactatattttatatattggaattattacatatggatactgacgTGAGACAATGTGTATTTGGTGGTTGTAGcagccttatgtattatttgattgtcTCGAATGATTATGAATGTTTGTTTGGCTGAATTATTGTGCGGATTGTGAAATAGAATgtttttgaagttgattctttaaagatttgaaatttgagtTTAATCCATTGGGGATTGATTTGAATTGAGTTGACTTTCTTGATAATGTAAAAGATAGAATACTCTTTGAAATTCAGCCTGGTTtgctttaattgatttggttttgataaATGATTTAATTTGTTGTTGAACCGactctttaaagctttggaaatgagtttaattagtTGATAACGATTTGATTTTTAAACGGTTCCTTGAAATATGAAAATGAGATGACTGATGGATTTAGTTTGCTTTTGAACTGAATTTTAGATCTGGACTGTTGAAAAGGTTTGAggaatggtttagttgggacccgaaccgggtgacaaaatccaagttttaggggaggtgttgccgaaatttctataaaatctgAGTCTTTATTAAAATATTGTCTGGAAAGATGAGGAGTTAAAGActtctactattttatttgaattatcaaGAAAAGGATGATTCATGATtttgaaatgaattattaaagaGAAAATTTTGATTTAGTCTTGCTTCTTAAGAAAAGCATTGTATCTCTTTTGGGAGAAAGTTATTTAGATgaaatttatgttttaaagcTGTTTTAAATGTGACATGGGCTATGCCCTTGAATTTGACTTGAGGGTTTCAATTAGAGGAGTTTTCAGTGACTTTGAAAGAACCTGaacatctattaacaagttttattttaaaatgttttgGGAAAGGTTTTAAGTActctttgaattctgaatttttgcAAGGCTAAAACAATTTTGAACAGTTGAAACGCTTTAGAATTTATCATGGGGTTGAAGCTATTTTTGCCAAAGTAAAGGAAACGGCTTTGAAAGAAGTAAATGATTACGTGAATCAGTTTggtttagatcctattttattACTCAAATCAGACAGCCAAGGTTTTAATGATTGGAATTTGACGGaatgagttatgttattctCCCCAAAAGACTTGAGAATCTGCCGAAGGACTTTTGTTATACAATCCCGTTGTTGGATGTATGATTTTGAATATTTCAGAATAAATagttaacttgccatggttttggaagttttggaaatatgatgccgagagtggctttgttttaaaaaggggaACTTACTTTGAATAAAAGGGGcgtatgagcctgagatgaatTGAGAAACGtgatctttaaagccaaggctgaaaagagttgaaatttgatttcaaagtgaaataaatggagaaaaagtgatttatggcttaaatgccgattttacgaatttgatgatgttgaacgGTGGAAGTGTTATTTTGTTATGAGCCGGAATGGCGGTGTATGCTATTGAATTATGGCTGATTGCCGAATGAGTTATGAGCCGTATGGctaattatgaattatgaatttaagtcAAAAGGCTGTGTTTATTGATAAATTGGctagttctggattgaaccgtgggccggatggctgagttattaccgagttacggcggagccattgTTGATTATGGCCGATtgtaaatgcatatatgctaaTGAATaaaatgtgaatgttgcacttccactatcagaggcatgagttttcctggaagaaagcagtggctagccaccacatGCTCCAGGTAGAGACTCGAgactctgctgaccctatgtcgtaagtgtggccgggcactgtgaaagtcccggatgagctcgtccccgtgaatatacaccagtgagggtgttggatGTGGATCATGactatgatcaagtttatgttgagtataactcgagttgggaatacacgacagagggacagtccaatggttagctaccagaacttgtcgggttggctctataatcgacagatgatatcatcagccactaggacaggcatgTATTATATACATCTaggtgacattgtttgggtgtgcatattgtacttggtttgcctttgTGACTACTTGTGATTAACTgttaattgttctacttgcaataactgtttgtttgtgcttgaatCTTCCTAATTGTGTTTGCGATTGAGAccctgttggattgtggtgattgGTTGTTGGTTGGagtgtttgggcctagggccgtggttgagatgagatggaccgatggttggttttggttttgtgtttttggtttggaaaaaatatgaaaggctattttggttcagtatagataaacctttttgaaaggcttttgagttttggagaattgaacggttcctctttcagaaaatatttccgactttacttttattgtaaaccgttatttttgaaaagaggcataagatgattattaatcactggtacggtttatattcacgtatcctattacaataattcccaaaaaccctctactgagaacccttttgaggatgatgttctcaccccccttacatttttcccctttcaggatatgggcgcagaagttacgaAGAGTTTATTTAGTTGTTGTTGAAATACTTTGtgttgctttagattattatttattgtactctcacctttatcttgatatattttgTAAGAGGAATAGGGATTGTATTGATTAATGCTTAtaaagctatatatatatatatatatgtatgtatgtatgtatgtatgtactctttatgagtttttgtaagttgtatggtatctatggatgtacgttatcgaatgaaagtatttttgaatcggtattgcggtttaaagttttaaacaggctcatattttagtattaaatagtataaaagtcgtcgtaatgtccgcgCTATTAGAGTCGCATAGTCGAAAGCGTGAATTTtggtaattagggtgttacaaaatcaacacacaaacaagcaaataaaagaaaataagagaagatcTGAGCGATTACCATTTTATTTGGATTTGAACTAATATGAAGGTGGCAAAATTGAGAGTGAGAGAGACGATCTTTGAAAGTGTCCATGAAAAActtttttgatttatttttttgtcagatgcagtttttttttatatgaacaTGATCAGAGATTAGGGTTTATGAGAGAGTAATAGAGTATTAATAAGATTGAAATAATCTATTTTAGTGTTCATGAATAatgaataattaatatatttttgttttatttgttaaattatttaaaatttaaaattataaaattaaagttagttaaatttaaaattttgattaatttaaatggGTAGTTTTTgttcaatataaaaaaagatatttataattttttataaaattaaataaaaatatatattttatttttactaaattataaggatattttgataaaagtattgatatgatatatattttttaaaaaaaattagctgCTAACGTATATAATATAATTCATGTGGTGTTTTGTTATTTGTTTACGTTTTTATTATATCGGTATGTACGAATTTATCATCGTACCAAAACAAACACCAAAAAATCATATTGGGACAACTACTGTCTGCTCTGATGCATACGAATCAAGTTGATGAGCAGTTAAAGGCAATAAAtgctttttcattttcataGCCTACAAGTTTTTACCATGTGGAGAACAAGGAAGCTGAGTTGGAGATTTAAAGAATTTCTCAGGGTTTCCATTGGATAATATCCAATTAATGTTGGATATACTATTCCAACTGTAAAGTTGAAAAATCCTCCATTCTTTAGCACCCTCCACTCCTATATATAGAGCACATTTTGCCACTATTTTTCTCATCCTTCACTATACTAATACAATACAACTTAATTTGAATTCTAGTACTGAAAAATGGGTTCAAGAGTAGCAATACTCATGCTTGGCCTCTTGGCCATTTTTCTTATATCTTCAGAGGTGGCTGCTAGAGACTTAGCTGAGGCTTCACCTAACAAGGGTAATTGTTTGTATTTTACATTAATTGTAGTTCTCATAAACAATAATATTGTAAATATTAAACAAtgccttttcttttattttagacttttgtaaattttaattttagactAGAGAGTTTAAGCTAAATAATGAAGTAATATTTTCAATTATGTTACTTGTAAAAAAATAATGGTcatcattaaattaattaatcaaaagtATAGAATGTatatttgaatataaaataaatattaaaaataaattaaataatatatatacataataaataatttagtaattgatttttagggtgcatataaatattttttaatctgtaaatattttttctttaaagcTCCAATAACAAATAACTCTCAAATACTAATTAATAACTGAATTCACAGTGGACTCCGATTTTCTGcgtttttgttttttgtttatttattgtAATTCATATTAggtaataaaacaaaaatagctagtgaaaatgtaaaatcatgataattttttggtttttctttAACTTCGTACAAAGTAGCATCACAATAAACACTAATGATATGAATCCATGCATATGGTTGCAGATGAAGCTGGCACAGAGGCAAATGAAGTGGGTGAGGCCAAGTACGGATACGGAGGTGGTAACTATGGCCACGGTGGTGGAAACTATGGCCACGGTGGTGGATACCCCGGCTATGGTGGCGGAGGATACCCTGGCCACGGTGGTGGAAGCTATGGCCATGGTGGTGGAAGCTATGGCCACGGTGGCGGAGGGTACCCCGGCTACGGTGGCGGAGGATACCCTGGCCACGGTGGCGGAGGATACGGTCATGGTGGTGGAGGATACGGTCACGGTGGCGGAGGATACGGTCACGGTGGTGGAGGGTACGGAGGAGGAGGATATTGCCGTTACGGTTGCTGCGGCGGTGGATACGGTGGACGTTGCAGGTGCTGCTCTTACGCCGGTGAAGCTGCTGAAGCTGAACCTCACAACTAAGGCAGTGTTTATTACATATTATGTTTCAATAATAtgtaataaataattattattattattatggcgTTTCACTGAATAAATGAAGCTCGTGAGATGAGAGGCATACACATGtagagaaagagagaaataGTAGATAGGACTAAAGgctatttttgtctttttcctTGAATGCTATGATCGATCTTTCTCATGATCTTAGCTGTCGTACTCTCTCCGCGAGTGAAATGTTGAATGTATATGCATCACTATGTTTCTGTCATAATGAAAATAGTAACCACAGTTATTCTCAACTACGTACATTTTGTCCATTAGCATTGAGAGataaggtttttttttttttttttttacttcaaaATTGATGGAAAATGTTGAGAAGGGGTAGTCACGAACTAGGGTTCCGACTGTACCCGTCGCATTATAACCGGAAGGAAGTGGCGGCAGTTAGCGGTGGCTACTTGTCGACGAGGAGTTTTTGTGGTTTTTCAGGGGATGTCGTCTCCGCTTTACTGATCAGCAGAGCCGCGTAGGTTCACGTGGACGCGCTGACCGTGGGATTCTTGCAAACTTTATCAagatacattaaaaaaaaaattagatgtttcaataaaaattttataattattcttatattatttttttaaataataaattataaaactaaattttaatatattataaaaatattatttttatttaaaatatgactaaataaataaattatatttttatataaaatatttttataaaagaatatttttaacatttttatttaaataatctTCTTAAAAAACAGTTTAATATGTTGGAGATAATAACTTCTGGGAACATATATTAcgatttacatataattttttttccttttgattaaAAGTTGATGTAATATCGGGGTTGCTTTTGACCGAGTGTTATTAGTAATTAGACCCCTTATAGTagctttcttttttaaatttaatttatgtatCTAATCGGTAAGGTGGAAACTCATGTGCGATTGATATTGATTTGACGTAAAATTGATATCTGAGAGTTGTTAGATAATTTATAAACTCTTAAATATCAACTTTACGTAAAGTCGACTTCACTTGAGTTTTCACCGATCAGCAAAACCAAAAGATAGTTTTctagaaacaaaaataaaattactttCTCAAGGCCTCATTATGAATTCAATTTTGATTTGTATGGGTTTGGTTTGTATTGGAAGTGATCAAGGCAACAGTTcggtaataataataataataataataataataataataataataataataataataataataataataataaagaagtTAAAATTGATAtacaattatttatatataaaattgatgattaaaaattaataaataataatttagttaaatttattaaattatttaataatatttaattattaattttatataaaaaataacagtatataaatttttattttactaataaTCTCTTCCAAATACCACAGCACTAGCCAAGTATCATGCATCTATGGGCTGGTCAAACTATGAGCACCCTTAGTCACGAAAAACAGACCACAGATTAGGAGTGTACATGGGCCGGGCCACACCGGGTTTGGCTTGACCCAGACCCGGCCCGAAATATAGACCGGGCCTAATGTTTGGACCCTAACCCGatcctagacccgatgaaacctaCGCACATTCGGGCCGGGTAAAAACCGGGTGAAAACCGGGTTTTTAACATGTAAAAATAACCTAATCTCCAACTTTTATTTCACAATTCACATAataaaattcacttaaaaaaatataacaagaaccaatacttctctaaaattaaagcataaccataatcaatactaatattgtctaacactaaatatttaaatcaatacaaataacacgaTATTATGCATTAGTGTAAAGTCTTAtgtattttaaacataaaacattaacttataatcttataaatgactaataacacaaaatattaaggtttacaatatttaaattccacataagaatagccatcatccaacataaaatattaattgtgtatgaagACCGGGCCATCGGGCCGAGTTCGGGTGACCCGAGCTATGGCccggacccgacccgaaataatgaccgggtctatcTTTGAGACCCTTACTCgaccctagacccgatgaaatcacACTAAATTAGCCCCTAAAGTGTTCGGGGCCGGGCCGAGTCTTCAGGCCGGGCCGGGCCATGTACACCCCTACCACAGATAATCATCAATATATCCACAGCCACTattgttttttaattatttatgttgttttcaattaattaaaactATTGCAAATGGTCCCTTTTTGATAAGGATGAGATGGAATTAGGGGGAATGAAAAATTAACAACCAAAGTCTTTGCATTTCTatgtttatctttttcttttcttttcattttttagtttttaaaattaaacgAAAAACAAGTTGTAATAATAAATAGTGAAAATAGTGACAGTTCTGAGTTTAATCCATATTTAACTTCTTTCTCACTTACTGTATTGGTTTGAAAAGGAACTAATTGAGTAATTATACATTAAAATTGatcattaatataaaatataaaaagtacacattaaatataaattaaataatatatatttaattacaaGAATAGACTAACATTGTAAATACGTATAGAAGATTATTATAAATGGAACTGTCTATCTTATGTTCTTAAATAGATAGAAGAGAAAGGATTTTGTCGTGTGTACAAAATCTTAGATCAAACTCTATCTAAgatagaatattattttttatccgTCCCGAAAATTATGGCTACTTTTTTTAGTAATAAATTTTCATTACGTGTTATACATTATGGTTATGAATTGTTAGTGTATTTTTTACGATAACAATGCTAAGAAATTAGAAGGATATCGGTCAAAAATCAGTTAAATATTTTTGggtgaatttaaaatttttatataaatgatatgtatgttaggtATTAGGATGTTTCTTTTACTAAGTATCAAAatgtttcttttttatattaaatagatattttttatatattttataaatttttttatatactaaaaattggAATTGTTAAAAGCAAAATTTCGTGATCTCCACCCTCTAATTTTCTAACGTATCATTCAAAATGTTAATTTGGGGTGAGAAGCAATTAATatcaaatattataaattaaaaataaataaaattaattaaatataattataaattaattaagttGTTTAATTTTTGGTTGATCACCTTTTAGTTCCATATACTTCtcctttttataaatataaaaatattttttttaaaaataaaaattcataaatcGAAGACTTAGAattgtgaaaaagaaaaaatttaggatctgatttaaaataaaatgataaatataTCGGATCTTTGATGTTGTGAACAAAATCTGAGACTCGATTTTGTGGAGCTACTGATGTTGATCCGATCTTAGTGAATTTAAATTTATCCCTTGGATAGATTTATCCTCCAATTTAAGTCGATACCGACTTTCTGTTTGCAGCAAACTAAATGGGACCTTTTGATTTGTTCACAGTTATTTTCATTCTACATTTCTACACCCTTAAATAACACTCATAAC
The Arachis stenosperma cultivar V10309 chromosome 7, arast.V10309.gnm1.PFL2, whole genome shotgun sequence genome window above contains:
- the LOC130940495 gene encoding abscisic acid and environmental stress-inducible protein-like; translated protein: MGSRVAILMLGLLAIFLISSEVAARDLAEASPNKDEAGTEANEVGEAKYGYGGGNYGHGGGNYGHGGGYPGYGGGGYPGHGGGSYGHGGGSYGHGGGGYPGYGGGGYPGHGGGGYGHGGGGYGHGGGGYGHGGGGYGGGGYCRYGCCGGGYGGRCRCCSYAGEAAEAEPHN